The DNA region ACGTGTTCGAGTGCCCCGGAAGCGCGCACGATGTCGAGCCCGACCACCGCCTGCGCGAGCGACGGGTTGCGGACGCCGGAGCCGTGCGTGCCCGTGGCGACGGCCCCGGCCGTGGAGATGTGCGGCAGGGACGCGAGGTTCCCGAGTGCCCAGCCACGGGCCTCCAGACCGGCCGCGACCTGACTGTGTGTCATGCCGGCGGCGACGCGGACCACCCGACGCGACGTGTCGATGTCGAGCACCGGCGGCAGGTCCTGCAGCGACACCTGCACGGCGTCGGTGTCGGCGATGGTGTTGAACGAGTGTCGCGAGCCGAGCGCCGTCAGGCGCGGCGTCGACGCGACGAGCCGCTGGAGCTCGTCCGTCGATGTCGGGTGCGCCAGCGCCGAGGCGCGGTAGGTGACGTTGCCCGCCCAGTTCGTCCGGGTGCGCTCGGTCGCGATCACGTCGCTCATCGTGGGGTCCTGACTCCTCAGAAGCCGCGGTCGAGACGGTGCCACGTCTGCTGGAGACGCAGCTCGTCGCGGAAGCCGCGGGCGGTGGTGTGCTCGTCGATGACCAGGAACTCGGTGCCGACCATGGTCGCGAGGTCCTCGACGACCTGCAGACTGACGGCCGTCGTCATCACGGTGTGGTGGGCGGCGCCCGCGGTGAGCCAGGCCTCGGCGGCGACGGGGAACGACGGACGCGGCTCCCAGACGGCACGGCCGACGGGGAGCTTCGGCAGGGCCTCGGTCGGCGGCACCACGTCGACGACGTTCGCGGTGAGCCGGAAGCCGTCGCGGGTGTCGGAGAGCGCGACCACCACGGCCTCGCCGGAGTCGGCGGTGAAGACCAGGCGCACCGGGTCGTCCTTGCCGCCGATGCCGAGCGGGTGGATCTCCAGCGTCGGCTTCGTGGTGGTGAGCGTCGGGGAGACCTCGAGCATGTGGGCACCGAGGATCTTCTCGGCACCCGGGGTGAGGTCGTAGGTGTAGTCCTCCATCAGGCTCGCGCCACCGGGCAGTCCGGCGCCGGCGACGTTCATCGCGCGGACCAGGACGGCCGTCTTCCAGTCGCCCTCGGCGCCGAAGCCGTAGCCGTCCGCCATCAGGCGCTGGACCGCGAGGCCGGGCAGCTGCTTGAGCGAGCCGAGGTCCTCGAAGTTGGTGGTGAAGGCGGCGGACCCGTTCTGCGCGAGCAGGGTGCGGAGGCCGATCTCGATCGCGGCGCCGTCGCGGAGCGCTGCGTGTCGTTCGCCGCCGGCGCTGCGGAGTGACGGGTCCACGTCGTAGTCGCGCTCGTACGTCGCCACGAGCGCGTCGATCTCGTGGTCCGACGCCGCTGACACCGCTGCGGCCAGCTCGTTCACGGCCCAGGTGTTCACCTGCACGCCGAGCTCGATCTCGGCCTCGGTCTTGTCGCCCTCGGTGACGGCGACGTAGCGCATGTTGTCGCCGAAGCGGGTGAGCTTGAGCTCGCGGACGGCTGCGGCACCGGCTGCGGCACGGGTCCAGTTCGACACCCGCTGCTGGACGCGGGGGTCCGAGACGTGGCCGACGGCGGTCGCGTGCCGGACGCCGAGGCGCGCGAGGGCGTAGCCGAACTCACGGTCGCCGTGCGCGGCCTGGTTGAGGTTCATGAAGTCGAAGTCGATGTCCGCCCACGGCAGGGTGACGTTCGCCTGCGTGTGCAGGTGCAGCAGCGGCTTCGTCAGCGCCTGCAGGCCACCGATCCACATCTTCGCGGGGCTGAAGGTGTGCATCCAGGTGGTGACGCCGATGACCTTGTCGTCGGCGCTGGCCTCGATCAGGGCGCGCCGGATGCCGTCGGCGTCCTTCAGGACCGGCTTCCAGACGAGCTTGACCGGCAGGGCGCCGGCCAGCTCGGCGTGCACGGCCTTGCTCTGCTCCTCGACCTGGCGCAGCGTCTCCTCGCCGTACAGCCCCTGGGAGCCGGTGAGGAACCAGACCTCGTAGCCGTCGAGCGTGGCCTGGGGGTCGACGGTGGTGTCCGGCGTCGTGGTGTCCGGCGTCGTGGTGTCCTGCGTCGTGGTGTCGTGCGTCGGGGTGTCCTGCGTCATCGCATGGCTCCTTCGGGGTTCTGTCCGTAGACGTTCTGGTAGCGATCGAAGAGTCGATCGATGTCTGCTTCGGCGATCGGGACCACGTCCCCGCCCTGCTTCGCGATGTGCACCGTCCGGGCGACGTCCTCGCACATCACGGCGGCCTTGACGGCGTCCTTCGCGTCCTTGCCGATGGTGAAGACGCCGTGGTTCTGCATGAGGACCGCGCGGGATCGGTGGCCGGTCAGCGTCTCGACGATGCCGTGGCCGATGGAGTCGTCGCCGATGATCGCGAACGGCCCGAGCGGGATCGGCCCACCGAACTCGTCCGCCATCGCGGTGATCACGCACGGGATGGGTTCCGCTCGTGCGGCCCACGCCGTCGCGTACGTCGAGTGGGTGTGCACGACACCGCCGACCTCGGGCATGTTCCGGTACACGTGGGCGTGCGCGGCGGTGTCGGAGCTCGGCCCGTGGCTGTTCTCCCAGCCGTCGGCCGGCTCGCCGTCGAGGGTGCAGACGACCTGGTTCTCGGGGGTCAGGTCGTCGCTCGACACCCCGCTCGGCTTGATGACGAACAGGTCGGTGCCGGGGACGCGCTCGGAGACGTTGCCGCCGGTCCAGATCACCAGGCCGTAGCGGACGAGTTCGCCGTGCAGGCGGGCGACGCGTTCGCGGGTCGCCGCCACCGCCTGGCGCGTGGTCTCGTCGATCGCGTCCGTCATCGGGTCACTTCCTCTGTCTGGAGGCGCGGGTCGGCGCCGTCGGTCTGCTCGGTCGGCCGCGTGGTCACGCTGGGGCGGGTCGCCGCCGCCGCCACGTCCTGCACGGGCAGTGCGGCCCGGTAGCGGCCCAGGTAGGTCTGGAAGCCGTCGACGTCGGCCGGCTCGGGCTCGGCCACGTGCACGGCGTCCCCGCCGAACACGGTGTCCGACAGGAAGTCGGCGAGCTGCTGGTCGGTGTGCTCGAGGTAGGCGGCCAGGACGGCGATGCCCCAGGCCCCGCCCTCGCCGGCGGTCTCCTCGAGGGCGATCGGCACCCGCAGTGCGGCGGCGAGCAGTCGCTGTGGGGCACCGGGCGTGCGGAAGAGCCCCCCGTGCGCGGTCATCCGGTCGACCTGCACCTGCTCGCCGTGCAGCACGTCCATGCCGATCGCCAGGGTGGCGAACGCGCCGTGCACCTCGGAGCGGACCAGGTTGCCCAGGGTGAAACGGGCGTCGGGAGTGCGGAGCAGCAGGGGCCGGCCGTCCTCGACGTGGGTGACGGGTTCACCGGCCAGGTAGTTGAACGAGAGCAGGCCGCCGGCGTCGGGGTCGGTGCTGTCCGCGATCGATTCGGTGAGCAGTGTCGCGTAGACGGTGTCGACGTCGAGGGGCTGCCCGGCCGCTTCGGCGAACCGTCCGAAGACCTTCGCCCAGCTCGCGATCTCGCTCGCCCCGTTGTTGCAGTGCACCATCGCGACGGCGTCGCCCGCCGGGGTGGTCACGACGTCGAGCTCCTCGTGCGGCGTGCTGAGCGGGTGCTCGAGGACCACCATCGCGAAGATGCTCGTGCCGACGCTGACGTTGCCGGTCCGTGGTGCGACGGCGTTCGTCGCGACCATGCCGGTACCGGCGTCACCCTCGGGCGGGCAGAGCGGCGCGCCGGGTTCGAGTGTGCCGGTGGGGTCGAGCCACGCAGCGCCCTCGGGGGTGAGGGCTCCGGCTTCCTCGCCCGCGACGAGCACCTCGGGCAGGACGGCGCGGAGGTCGGGGACGTGCTCGCCGAGCAGGCCCTGCGTCGTGGCGAGCATGTGCCCGTCCCAGTCGCGGGAGCCGGGTTCGCCGGGGCCGCTGTCGACGGGGCCGCCCTCGATCGGGAACACGCCGGAGGCGTCCCCGACACCGAGCACGTTCCGTCCGGTGAGTCGTCGGTGCACGTAGCCCGCGAGCGTCGTGATGCCCGCGACCTCGGCTACGTGCGGCTCCTCGTCGAGGACCGCCTGGTACAGGTGTGCGATCGACCAGCGGAGCGGGATGTTGAACGAGAGCGCCTCGCTGAGCCGTTCGGCTGCGGGTCCGGTCGAGGTGTTCCGCCAGGTCCGGAACGGCACGAGCAGGTCGCCTGCTGCGTCGAACGCCAGGTAGCCGTGCATCATCGCGCTCACGCCGACCGCGCGGAAGGTGGTCGGACGCACGCCGAACTGCGCTTCGACGTCGGCGACGAGCGCGGCGTACGCGGCCCGGAGGCCGGTCTCGACGGCGTCGAGCGAGTAGGTCCAGCGGCCGTCGACGAACTCGTTCTCCCACTCGTGGGAGCCGGCGGCGATGGGCACGAGGTCCTCGTCCACCAGGCATGCCTTGATGCGGGTGGAGCCGAGCTCGATCCCGAGTGTCGTTCGGCCGTTCGCGACCTGCTGGGTGGGGTCGTCGCCCATGCGTTCCTCCAGAACTCCGTCGTCCTCCGTGAGCGCTCACATCCTGGCACGTGAGCGCTCACTCTCGCAACGTCCGGGCGCGCCGCCCCGCTCGGCCCCGCGGCCCGATCCCTCGGCGCCGCCACCCTCGCCCGCTCGCCCTCGCCCGCGCGGCTGACCTCGAGGCCGACCACGACACCCCGCTCACGTCCCCCGAGGTTCCACAACACGCCGCCCGCGCAGAGCCCCGGTTCCACGAACGGCTCGCTCCCCTCACCCAGATTCCGAAATCTCGGAACCCCGGGCGCCGAGCGGCAACCCCGGGCGGCGGCCTTCGGCGCGGTCCGTCGAACTCCTCCGCGCCGAGGACGCGCCCGCCCCCTCCCGCCGAGGTGCCACAACACGCCGCCGACAGTGCGCCGAGGTTCCACGAACGGCTCGGATCCCCGCCCAGATGCCGAGATTTCGGAACCTCGGGGCGGACGGCGCGGGCGCGGGCGGGCGGGCACGCGGCGGCTACGCGCCGGCGGTGCTCTCGCGGACGACGAGGGCCGGGGTGACCGTCGCCGAGGCCGCCGCGCCGCCGTCGATCAGGCCGAGCAACGCCTGCCCGGCCACGCGCCCGAGCTCCTCGAGCCGCAGGTCCACCGTCGTCAGCGGTGGCCTCGAGGCGAGCGCCATCACGTCCCAGTCGTCGTACCCGGTGACGGCGACGTCCCCGGGGACCGATCGCCCGAGCTCCCGGAGCCGATCGCACACGCCACGGGCGATCTGGTCGCTGCCGCACACGATCGCGTCGACGTCGGGCGACTGCCGCGCGAGCACGTCGACGGCCTGGCGCCCCCACCGCTCCGACCACTCGCCGAACAGTGGCGGGGTCACCAGCTTCGAACCGAGCACCGACGTCGCGCCGGACACACGACGAACCGCCGACTGGTGGCGCGCCGGCCCGGTCACGATGGCGACCTGTGAGCGCCCGAGCGTCAGCACGTGCGAGGCGACGAGGGCGGACCCGGCGGAGTCGTCGAGGGTGATCGACACGTCGTCGGCCGAGGTCGACGGGGTGAACGCGTACACGACCGGGATCGCCACGTCGATCGGCGGTCGCGGGTCGGCGGACCGTCCGGTCACGATGATGCCGTCGACCCCGCGGGCTGCGAGGGAGCGGAGGTAGTGGGCCTCGCGGACGTGGTCGTCGCGGGTGTCGCAGAGCAGGACCGCCATCTGCCCGGCGGACAGGGCGTCCTCGGCGCCGAGGAGCACCGGGATCGAGAACCGACCGAAGGAGTCGGTGGTGATCATGCCGACGGTGTAGGTCCGGCCGGAGGACAACGCGCGGGCCCGGGCGTCACCGACGAACCCCAGCTTCTCGGCGGCGTCCTTGACCCGTGCCCGCGTGGAGTCACGGAGCTGCCCGGTGCCGTTGAGTGCCTTCGACGCCGTGCCGATCGACACCCCGGCGAGCGCGGCGACGTCGGTGATCCGGACGGGCTGCGTGCCGCGGTCGACACCGGTGCGCTCGAGGGTCACGGCAAGTTCCTTTCCGGATCGCAGGACGTGACGATGAGCATACGCAGAAAACCGATCCCAACACTTGCGTGCGGCGGATCGATGTCGTAG from Curtobacterium sp. MCJR17_020 includes:
- the araA gene encoding L-arabinose isomerase; amino-acid sequence: MTQDTPTHDTTTQDTTTPDTTTPDTTVDPQATLDGYEVWFLTGSQGLYGEETLRQVEEQSKAVHAELAGALPVKLVWKPVLKDADGIRRALIEASADDKVIGVTTWMHTFSPAKMWIGGLQALTKPLLHLHTQANVTLPWADIDFDFMNLNQAAHGDREFGYALARLGVRHATAVGHVSDPRVQQRVSNWTRAAAGAAAVRELKLTRFGDNMRYVAVTEGDKTEAEIELGVQVNTWAVNELAAAVSAASDHEIDALVATYERDYDVDPSLRSAGGERHAALRDGAAIEIGLRTLLAQNGSAAFTTNFEDLGSLKQLPGLAVQRLMADGYGFGAEGDWKTAVLVRAMNVAGAGLPGGASLMEDYTYDLTPGAEKILGAHMLEVSPTLTTTKPTLEIHPLGIGGKDDPVRLVFTADSGEAVVVALSDTRDGFRLTANVVDVVPPTEALPKLPVGRAVWEPRPSFPVAAEAWLTAGAAHHTVMTTAVSLQVVEDLATMVGTEFLVIDEHTTARGFRDELRLQQTWHRLDRGF
- a CDS encoding L-ribulose-5-phosphate 4-epimerase, yielding MTDAIDETTRQAVAATRERVARLHGELVRYGLVIWTGGNVSERVPGTDLFVIKPSGVSSDDLTPENQVVCTLDGEPADGWENSHGPSSDTAAHAHVYRNMPEVGGVVHTHSTYATAWAARAEPIPCVITAMADEFGGPIPLGPFAIIGDDSIGHGIVETLTGHRSRAVLMQNHGVFTIGKDAKDAVKAAVMCEDVARTVHIAKQGGDVVPIAEADIDRLFDRYQNVYGQNPEGAMR
- a CDS encoding FGGY-family carbohydrate kinase; this translates as MGDDPTQQVANGRTTLGIELGSTRIKACLVDEDLVPIAAGSHEWENEFVDGRWTYSLDAVETGLRAAYAALVADVEAQFGVRPTTFRAVGVSAMMHGYLAFDAAGDLLVPFRTWRNTSTGPAAERLSEALSFNIPLRWSIAHLYQAVLDEEPHVAEVAGITTLAGYVHRRLTGRNVLGVGDASGVFPIEGGPVDSGPGEPGSRDWDGHMLATTQGLLGEHVPDLRAVLPEVLVAGEEAGALTPEGAAWLDPTGTLEPGAPLCPPEGDAGTGMVATNAVAPRTGNVSVGTSIFAMVVLEHPLSTPHEELDVVTTPAGDAVAMVHCNNGASEIASWAKVFGRFAEAAGQPLDVDTVYATLLTESIADSTDPDAGGLLSFNYLAGEPVTHVEDGRPLLLRTPDARFTLGNLVRSEVHGAFATLAIGMDVLHGEQVQVDRMTAHGGLFRTPGAPQRLLAAALRVPIALEETAGEGGAWGIAVLAAYLEHTDQQLADFLSDTVFGGDAVHVAEPEPADVDGFQTYLGRYRAALPVQDVAAAATRPSVTTRPTEQTDGADPRLQTEEVTR
- a CDS encoding LacI family DNA-binding transcriptional regulator → MTLERTGVDRGTQPVRITDVAALAGVSIGTASKALNGTGQLRDSTRARVKDAAEKLGFVGDARARALSSGRTYTVGMITTDSFGRFSIPVLLGAEDALSAGQMAVLLCDTRDDHVREAHYLRSLAARGVDGIIVTGRSADPRPPIDVAIPVVYAFTPSTSADDVSITLDDSAGSALVASHVLTLGRSQVAIVTGPARHQSAVRRVSGATSVLGSKLVTPPLFGEWSERWGRQAVDVLARQSPDVDAIVCGSDQIARGVCDRLRELGRSVPGDVAVTGYDDWDVMALASRPPLTTVDLRLEELGRVAGQALLGLIDGGAAASATVTPALVVRESTAGA